A region from the Gallus gallus isolate bGalGal1 chromosome 25, bGalGal1.mat.broiler.GRCg7b, whole genome shotgun sequence genome encodes:
- the LOC107055131 gene encoding proline-rich protein 4-like: MQYRKGEDNVDVCHDDTTCGCHDGPVSIPDLSPCHDRSSLSHDIEGSCQSVPQGCQPIEPCPPRGCCPAQRSWDCGKPRRRVEVSPVQPVCPPVKIHRRPLQQYRPPLQSEEQGCCKPRRRVEQCPSEEPITLHPLPLQHRCPCIPYCRPPVQHCRPPVQHCRPPVQHCCPTAVPLPQHPGQHQCKQVHILPPFQQKK, from the coding sequence ATGCAGTACCGTAAGGGTGAAGATAACGTGGATGTGTGCCACGATGACACGACCTGTGGTTGCCACGATGGCCCCGTGAGCATCCCGGATCTGTCTCCATGCCACGACCGTAGCAGCCTCAGCCACGACATCGAGGGGTCCTGCCAGAGTGTGCCACAGGGCTGCCAACCCATAGAGCCCTGCCCGCCCCGcggctgctgccctgcacagcgCAGCTGGGATTGTGGTAAACCCCGGCGGCGGGTGGAGGtgagccctgtgcagcccgttTGCCCACCAGTGAAAATCCACCGCCGGCCGCTGCAGCAGTACCGACCACCACTGCAGAGcgaggagcagggctgctgtaagCCCCGCAGGAGAGTGGAGCAGTGTCCCTCGGAGGAGCCCATCACGCTGCATCCCCTGCCCTTGCAGCACCGCTGTCCCTGCATCCCCTACTGCCGTCCGCCTGTCCAACACTGCCGTCCTCCTGTCCAGCACTGCCGTCCTCCtgtccagcactgctgccccaccGCTGTGCCCCTGCCGCAGCATCCTGGCCAGCACCAGTGCAAGCAAGTGCATATCTTGCCACCCTTCCAACAGAAGAAATGA